A stretch of the Catenulispora sp. EB89 genome encodes the following:
- a CDS encoding 3-hydroxyacyl-CoA dehydrogenase family protein — protein sequence MQTPSAAVFGAGVMGIGIATLLVGRGVPVTLVDVDPERRDSAPRRLRDELRLAQMTGALPRGGPAGELRIADSVGAAAGAAWVIEAVSEDSELKARLHEEIAAAVAPGTPRITNTSSIPVDELAARVPDPQDLVGVHFMNPPYLIGTFEVIRGKQTGEPAMAAVRDLLAALDRVGIVVGDGPGFVTSRLLHRMINDAANVVEEGRAGVEDVDALMTGCLGHRTGPLRTADLIGIDNLVDSLTVLYERTGDPGCRPSPLLLRKVAEGHHGRKSGRGFYEYGTR from the coding sequence ATGCAAACGCCTTCGGCCGCCGTGTTCGGCGCGGGAGTCATGGGCATCGGGATCGCCACGCTGCTGGTCGGGCGGGGCGTCCCGGTCACGCTGGTGGACGTGGACCCGGAGCGCCGGGACTCGGCGCCCCGGCGGCTGCGCGACGAGCTCCGGCTGGCGCAGATGACCGGGGCCCTGCCGCGCGGCGGGCCGGCCGGCGAGCTGCGGATCGCCGATTCGGTCGGGGCCGCCGCCGGGGCGGCCTGGGTGATCGAGGCGGTCAGCGAGGACTCCGAGCTCAAGGCCCGGCTGCACGAGGAGATCGCGGCGGCGGTCGCGCCCGGGACGCCGCGGATCACCAACACCTCCTCGATCCCGGTCGACGAGTTGGCCGCCCGGGTGCCCGATCCGCAGGACCTGGTCGGCGTGCACTTCATGAACCCGCCGTACCTGATCGGCACGTTCGAGGTGATCCGCGGGAAGCAGACCGGCGAGCCGGCGATGGCCGCGGTGCGGGATCTGCTGGCGGCGCTGGACCGCGTGGGCATCGTGGTGGGCGACGGCCCCGGCTTCGTCACCAGCCGGCTGCTGCACCGCATGATCAACGACGCGGCGAACGTGGTCGAGGAGGGCCGGGCCGGGGTCGAGGACGTGGACGCGCTGATGACCGGCTGCCTCGGGCACCGGACCGGGCCGCTGCGCACCGCCGACCTGATCGGGATCGACAACCTCGTCGACTCCCTGACGGTGCTCTACGAGCGCACCGGCGATCCCGGCTGCCGTCCCAGCCCCCTGCTGCTGCGCAAAGTCGCCGAGGGCCACCACGGACGCAAGAGCGGCCGGGGCTTCTACGAGTACGGGACCCGCTGA
- a CDS encoding O-methyltransferase, with product MAGQVELSEGLLDYVRSVSLRDDEILRDLVAETALMPALSAMVTSPEEGQLLALLVGLTGAVRVLEIGTFTGYSALCMARALPPGGRIVTCDISERWTRVARRYWARAGVADRVELRLGDASATLAGLLQECGPETFDLVFVDADKAGYTGYYEQALAHLRPGGLVVLDNTLFFGRVADPAADDPETEAVRALNASLYDDKRVDLSMLVMADGITLARKRNPSGEGAVR from the coding sequence ATGGCCGGCCAGGTGGAGCTGAGCGAGGGGCTGCTCGACTATGTGCGGTCGGTGTCGCTGCGCGACGACGAGATCCTGCGCGATCTGGTCGCCGAGACGGCGCTGATGCCCGCGCTCAGCGCGATGGTCACGTCGCCGGAGGAGGGGCAGCTGCTCGCTCTGCTGGTCGGGCTGACCGGTGCCGTCCGGGTGTTGGAGATCGGCACGTTCACCGGCTACAGCGCGCTGTGCATGGCGCGGGCGCTGCCGCCCGGCGGGCGGATCGTCACCTGCGACATCAGCGAGCGCTGGACCCGGGTCGCGCGGCGGTACTGGGCGCGCGCCGGGGTGGCCGACCGGGTCGAGCTGCGGCTCGGGGACGCCTCGGCGACCCTGGCCGGGTTGCTCCAGGAGTGCGGGCCGGAGACCTTCGACCTGGTCTTCGTCGACGCCGACAAGGCCGGCTACACCGGGTACTACGAGCAGGCGCTGGCGCATCTGCGGCCCGGCGGGCTGGTGGTGCTCGACAACACGCTGTTCTTCGGGCGGGTCGCGGACCCCGCCGCGGACGATCCCGAGACCGAGGCGGTCCGCGCGCTCAACGCCTCGCTGTACGACGACAAGAGGGTCGACCTGTCCATGCTCGTGATGGCGGACGGGATCACGCTGGCCCGCAAGAGGAATCCGAGTGGAGAAGGGGCGGTCCGATGA
- a CDS encoding acyl carrier protein: MTDAATGASVEQIDQVEQIERQIGDFLEAKTKAVWEPETDLFASGVVSSLFAMELVVFVEGTFDVAVEGADLAMDNFRTVRAMSSLVTRLRGAGA; the protein is encoded by the coding sequence ATGACGGACGCGGCGACCGGGGCATCGGTCGAGCAGATTGATCAGGTAGAGCAGATCGAGCGGCAGATCGGCGATTTCCTGGAGGCGAAGACCAAGGCCGTCTGGGAGCCGGAGACGGACTTGTTCGCCTCCGGTGTGGTGTCCTCGCTGTTCGCGATGGAGCTGGTGGTGTTCGTGGAGGGGACGTTCGACGTCGCGGTGGAGGGTGCCGATCTGGCGATGGACAACTTCCGGACGGTGCGGGCGATGAGCTCGCTCGTGACGCGGCTGCGCGGCGCCGGTGCTTGA
- a CDS encoding acyl-CoA dehydrogenase family protein encodes MLETLTAVVTETVGDSAGGWDTAGAIPLDVLRGLGAKGVLCAEVASDFGGLGLSGTDNGALTAHTGALCSSLRSVMTSQGMAAWAIQRFGDRAQRAEFIGRLTGGELAAVAFSEPGAGSDLAAMSTEIRREGDEIVVDGAKTWITVAAYADWIVVFGRYAGGGGVVVVPASAPGVRVRPVEHPLGCRAAGHASVTLDNVRLPAANLLAAAGQPVVMLTTIALTYGRLSVAWGCVGILRACLAAAAEHAGRREQFGKPLLRHQLVARHLAELYTAERTATFACENASRAWDARSPDQVPAAVLAKYVAAGNAARGAASALQVLASAGAAGGHVVERAYRDAKLMEVIEGSNEICQLILAEHAAALAG; translated from the coding sequence GTGCTTGAGACGTTGACCGCCGTGGTCACCGAGACCGTCGGGGACAGCGCGGGCGGCTGGGACACCGCGGGTGCGATTCCGCTCGACGTTCTGCGAGGCCTGGGGGCGAAAGGCGTGTTGTGCGCCGAGGTCGCCTCCGATTTCGGCGGCCTCGGGCTGTCCGGGACGGACAACGGGGCCTTGACCGCGCACACCGGCGCGCTGTGCAGTTCGCTGCGCAGCGTGATGACCTCGCAGGGGATGGCCGCGTGGGCGATCCAGCGGTTCGGGGACCGGGCGCAGCGTGCTGAGTTCATCGGGCGGCTCACCGGCGGGGAACTGGCCGCGGTGGCGTTCAGCGAGCCCGGCGCCGGCAGCGATCTGGCGGCGATGAGCACGGAGATCCGGCGCGAGGGCGACGAGATCGTCGTCGACGGGGCCAAGACGTGGATCACGGTCGCCGCGTACGCGGACTGGATCGTGGTGTTCGGCCGGTACGCGGGCGGCGGCGGCGTGGTCGTGGTGCCGGCTTCGGCGCCCGGGGTGCGGGTGCGGCCGGTGGAGCATCCGCTCGGCTGCCGGGCCGCCGGGCACGCCTCCGTCACGCTCGACAACGTGCGGCTGCCTGCCGCCAACTTGCTGGCGGCGGCGGGACAGCCGGTCGTGATGCTGACCACCATCGCCCTGACCTACGGCCGGCTGTCGGTGGCCTGGGGGTGTGTCGGCATCCTGCGGGCCTGTCTGGCCGCGGCCGCCGAGCACGCCGGGCGCAGGGAGCAGTTCGGCAAGCCGCTGCTCCGGCACCAGCTCGTCGCCCGGCACCTCGCCGAGCTCTACACCGCCGAGCGCACGGCGACCTTCGCGTGCGAGAACGCGAGCCGGGCCTGGGACGCGAGGTCGCCGGACCAGGTACCGGCGGCGGTTCTGGCCAAGTACGTCGCGGCCGGCAACGCGGCCCGGGGCGCGGCCTCGGCGCTGCAGGTCCTCGCCTCCGCGGGCGCGGCGGGCGGGCACGTGGTGGAGCGCGCGTACCGGGACGCGAAGCTGATGGAAGTCATCGAGGGCAGCAACGAGATCTGCCAGCTGATTCTGGCCGAGCACGCCGCCGCACTGGCCGGCTGA
- a CDS encoding HAD-IIIC family phosphatase: protein MAQEQSIVKCLVWDLDNTLWNGTLAEDGRVEVDDGVRAVVEGLDARGVLQAVSSRNDHDPAWARLEELGLAEYFVAAHIDWGPKSDSVRKIAERLDFALTTIAFIDDQPAERAEVAHHLPDVRCYPADQARDLLDRPEFSPPAVTADARRRRQMYQAAAEREEHRERFDGADEDFLRSLRIETHIAEACDEDLTRVEELTRRTSQMNATGVHYSQEALRSLLGAPDHDVLVVSMADRFGPHGAVGVLLIEKLPRVWRIKLLATSCRVVSFGAGTVLLRWLTDAAARAGVHLAADFRRTDRNRIMEVAYRFAGFGTGGCDCLGAFTVPEGTECLHLEPTRQEAPTTMRVVAPVLGGGGGAAAVEWE from the coding sequence ATGGCGCAAGAGCAGTCGATCGTGAAATGCCTGGTCTGGGACCTGGACAACACTTTGTGGAACGGCACGCTGGCCGAGGACGGCCGGGTGGAGGTCGACGACGGGGTGCGCGCGGTGGTGGAGGGCCTGGACGCGCGCGGCGTGCTCCAGGCCGTCTCCAGCCGCAACGACCACGACCCGGCCTGGGCCCGGCTGGAGGAGCTGGGCCTGGCCGAGTACTTCGTGGCGGCGCACATCGACTGGGGCCCGAAGTCGGACTCGGTCCGCAAGATCGCCGAGCGCCTGGACTTCGCGCTCACCACGATCGCCTTCATCGACGACCAGCCGGCCGAGCGCGCCGAGGTCGCCCACCACCTGCCCGACGTCCGCTGCTACCCGGCCGACCAGGCCCGCGACCTGCTCGACCGCCCGGAGTTCAGCCCCCCGGCGGTCACCGCCGACGCGCGCCGCCGCCGGCAGATGTACCAGGCCGCCGCCGAACGCGAGGAGCACCGCGAGCGCTTCGACGGCGCCGACGAGGACTTCCTGCGCTCGCTGCGCATCGAGACGCACATCGCCGAGGCCTGCGACGAGGACCTGACCCGCGTCGAGGAGCTGACCCGCCGGACCAGCCAGATGAACGCCACCGGCGTGCACTACTCGCAGGAGGCGCTCCGCTCCCTGCTGGGCGCGCCGGACCACGACGTCCTGGTGGTCTCGATGGCCGACCGCTTCGGCCCGCACGGCGCGGTGGGCGTGCTGCTGATCGAGAAGCTGCCGCGGGTCTGGCGCATCAAACTCCTGGCCACCTCCTGCCGCGTGGTTTCCTTCGGCGCGGGCACCGTGTTGCTGCGCTGGCTCACCGACGCCGCCGCCCGCGCCGGCGTGCACCTGGCCGCCGACTTCCGGCGCACCGACCGCAACCGGATCATGGAGGTGGCGTACCGCTTCGCGGGCTTCGGCACCGGAGGCTGCGACTGCCTGGGCGCCTTCACGGTGCCGGAGGGCACGGAGTGCCTGCACCTGGAGCCGACACGGCAGGAGGCGCCGACGACGATGCGCGTGGTCGCGCCGGTGCTGGGCGGGGGTGGGGGCGCGGCTGCGGTGGAGTGGGAGTAG
- a CDS encoding FAD-dependent monooxygenase → MDTDTATDTDAVEPDVMDTDVVIAGAGPTGLMLACELRLAGVDVTVVERLAERTGQSRAGGIHSRTLEVLDQRGILDRFLAAGRLEPVGHFSGLYLEFDEAESRHPYPLTILQPVIERLLEEWGAELGVRVRWSSEVTGVRQDADGVTVELNAGQGAQGAQAASAEAATLRARYLVGCDGGRSVVRKLAGIDFPGTAATMTSLIGDVELPELTEDYVWGGRGEGGHWSAINFEPGWHRVITSEYDHVTDPEGPVTFEQLRASLIKLIGTDHGMRNPRWVSRFNDTARQAAEYRTGRILLAGDAAHIHFPAGGQGLNMGVQDAVNLGWKLGLVVAGRAPEALLDTYHAERHPVAERVLHNTRAQAALSRPDPQTEALREVFASLIVYDDVNQHLRDMLTALGIRYPGAGDHPLAGRRAPDAGLKTAAGDTRVYELLHTARPLLLDLRGSAAVAAALEGWGDRVDLVEARAEDDTWTVPAVGEIPAPAALLIRPDGHVAWVSAAGTPDTAALQTALASWFGPRLGRRTRRAR, encoded by the coding sequence TTGGACACAGACACGGCCACGGACACGGATGCCGTGGAACCGGATGTCATGGACACGGACGTGGTGATCGCGGGCGCCGGGCCGACCGGCCTGATGCTCGCCTGCGAGCTGCGGCTGGCGGGGGTCGACGTGACGGTGGTCGAGCGGCTGGCGGAGCGGACCGGCCAGTCGCGGGCCGGCGGCATCCACTCCCGCACACTGGAGGTGCTGGACCAGCGCGGGATCCTGGACCGCTTCCTGGCGGCCGGGCGGCTGGAGCCGGTGGGCCACTTCTCCGGGCTGTACCTGGAGTTCGACGAGGCGGAGTCGCGGCATCCTTATCCGCTGACCATCCTGCAGCCGGTCATCGAGCGGCTGCTCGAGGAGTGGGGCGCCGAGCTGGGGGTGCGGGTGCGGTGGTCGTCGGAGGTGACCGGCGTGCGGCAGGACGCGGACGGCGTGACCGTCGAGCTGAACGCGGGGCAGGGGGCGCAGGGCGCGCAGGCAGCGTCAGCGGAAGCAGCGACGCTGCGGGCTCGCTACCTCGTGGGCTGCGACGGCGGCCGCAGCGTGGTCCGCAAACTGGCGGGCATCGACTTCCCCGGCACCGCGGCGACGATGACCTCGCTGATCGGCGACGTCGAGCTGCCCGAGCTGACCGAGGACTACGTCTGGGGCGGACGCGGCGAGGGCGGCCACTGGTCGGCGATCAACTTCGAGCCGGGCTGGCACCGGGTGATCACGTCCGAGTACGACCACGTCACCGACCCCGAGGGGCCGGTGACGTTCGAGCAGCTGCGCGCCTCCCTGATCAAGCTCATCGGCACCGACCACGGCATGCGCAACCCGCGCTGGGTGTCCCGCTTCAACGACACCGCGCGCCAGGCCGCCGAGTACCGCACAGGCCGGATCCTGCTCGCCGGCGACGCCGCGCACATCCATTTCCCGGCCGGCGGCCAGGGCCTGAACATGGGCGTCCAGGACGCGGTGAACCTCGGCTGGAAGCTCGGCCTGGTGGTCGCCGGCCGGGCGCCGGAGGCCCTGCTGGACACGTACCACGCCGAGCGCCACCCGGTCGCCGAACGCGTCCTGCACAACACCCGCGCCCAGGCCGCCCTGAGCCGCCCGGACCCGCAGACCGAGGCGCTGCGCGAGGTGTTCGCCTCACTGATCGTGTACGACGACGTCAACCAGCACCTGCGCGACATGCTCACCGCCCTCGGCATCCGCTACCCCGGCGCCGGCGACCACCCGCTGGCGGGCCGCCGCGCCCCCGACGCCGGCCTGAAGACCGCCGCGGGCGACACCCGCGTCTACGAACTCCTGCACACGGCGCGCCCGCTCCTGCTCGACCTACGAGGCAGCGCAGCAGTGGCGGCGGCGCTGGAGGGCTGGGGCGACCGCGTCGACCTCGTCGAGGCCCGCGCGGAGGACGACACCTGGACCGTCCCGGCCGTCGGCGAGATCCCGGCGCCGGCCGCACTGCTCATCCGGCCCGACGGGCACGTGGCGTGGGTGAGTGCAGCCGGGACGCCGGACACCGCCGCACTTCAGACGGCGCTCGCAAGCTGGTTCGGGCCGCGGCTGGGACGGCGGACGCGGCGCGCTCGGTAG
- a CDS encoding cytochrome P450 — protein MAEALHAVETMMLERRPGCPFDPPAELLEARAHGPVSGFTFPGDVPAYVVTGYDQVRAILADPRFSARKELMLDLSMDITGWDPPPAGPGEMVFMDEPLHGRYRKPLASRLTPRRIRQLTERVEQITAECLDAMEASGPPAELVSAFAKPIPTIMICELLGVPYEDRKYFQEQLDLFLGGQASTEEQMTAFAAAQQYFADLVVAKRANPTDDILSDLTETDLTNEELKGISFFTMLAGFDTTANTLALSTFALLQNPDQLAVLRNEPEHAEGAVDELLRYLTVAKTFMRRALEDVEVGGVLVKAGTVVVLSYNTANRDPDRFPDPQKLDLRRKAVTHVAFGHGSHKCLGQQLARMELRVALTALFDRFPTLRPAVPVEEIGLRPDTAAVYGMTSFPVTWDA, from the coding sequence ATGGCTGAAGCTCTTCACGCCGTCGAGACGATGATGCTGGAGCGCCGGCCCGGCTGCCCCTTCGACCCCCCGGCGGAGCTGCTCGAAGCCCGCGCCCACGGCCCGGTCAGCGGCTTCACCTTCCCCGGCGACGTCCCCGCCTACGTGGTCACCGGCTACGACCAGGTCCGCGCGATCCTGGCCGACCCGCGCTTCAGCGCCCGCAAAGAGCTGATGCTCGACCTGTCCATGGACATCACCGGCTGGGACCCGCCGCCGGCCGGGCCCGGCGAGATGGTGTTCATGGACGAGCCCCTGCACGGACGCTATCGCAAGCCCCTGGCGAGCCGCCTGACCCCGCGCCGGATCCGGCAGCTGACCGAGCGCGTCGAGCAGATCACCGCCGAGTGCCTGGACGCCATGGAGGCGTCCGGGCCGCCGGCCGAACTCGTCAGCGCGTTCGCCAAGCCCATCCCGACCATCATGATCTGCGAGCTGCTGGGCGTCCCGTACGAGGACCGGAAGTACTTCCAGGAGCAGCTCGACCTCTTCCTCGGCGGGCAGGCCAGCACCGAGGAGCAGATGACGGCCTTCGCCGCGGCCCAGCAGTACTTCGCGGACCTGGTCGTCGCCAAGCGCGCGAACCCCACCGACGACATCCTCAGCGACCTGACCGAGACCGACCTCACCAACGAGGAGCTGAAGGGCATCAGCTTCTTCACGATGCTCGCCGGCTTCGACACCACCGCGAACACCCTGGCGCTGAGCACCTTCGCGCTGTTGCAGAACCCGGACCAGCTGGCCGTGCTGCGCAACGAGCCGGAGCATGCCGAGGGCGCCGTGGACGAGCTCCTGCGCTACCTGACCGTCGCCAAGACGTTCATGCGCCGGGCACTGGAGGACGTGGAAGTCGGCGGCGTGCTCGTCAAAGCCGGCACGGTGGTCGTCCTGTCCTACAACACCGCCAACCGTGACCCCGACCGCTTCCCCGACCCGCAGAAGCTCGACCTGCGCCGGAAGGCCGTCACCCACGTCGCGTTCGGGCACGGCAGCCACAAGTGCCTGGGCCAGCAGCTGGCCCGCATGGAGCTGCGGGTCGCACTGACCGCCCTGTTCGACCGCTTCCCCACCCTGCGCCCGGCCGTGCCGGTCGAGGAGATCGGCCTGCGCCCCGATACCGCGGCGGTATACGGGATGACGAGTTTCCCGGTCACCTGGGACGCCTGA